A genome region from Methanobacterium subterraneum includes the following:
- a CDS encoding dihydroorotate dehydrogenase electron transfer subunit, with protein sequence MLKTNTPHVPQVIPIKRIVEETPTVKTFYFPWEFTRGNLLSPGQFMMVWNFQDEKPMSISSIDPVNEEIGISVKMVGPFTQSLHKLQENDQLGLRGPYGSGFEIAGSRVLAVGGGIGMAPVAAFTEESSRRGVPVDVITAATTQREILFPERLEKAGANVFPTTDDGSHGFCGFATELAEKLLKENKYDMVVACGPEIMMKKLSLITEEHQIPSQFSLERYMKCALGICGQCCVDDVGWRICVEGPVFWGDQLKLISEFGEYHRDASGVKHHY encoded by the coding sequence ATGTTAAAAACGAATACTCCTCATGTCCCCCAGGTAATCCCAATTAAGCGGATAGTTGAGGAAACACCCACAGTGAAAACTTTCTACTTCCCCTGGGAATTCACCAGGGGTAATCTTTTATCCCCGGGGCAATTCATGATGGTCTGGAACTTCCAGGATGAAAAACCAATGTCCATTTCCAGCATCGACCCAGTCAATGAAGAGATTGGTATTTCAGTGAAAATGGTGGGCCCCTTCACCCAGTCACTCCACAAACTCCAGGAAAATGATCAGCTTGGCTTAAGAGGGCCATATGGTAGTGGGTTTGAGATTGCCGGCTCCCGGGTCCTGGCAGTGGGTGGAGGTATTGGGATGGCACCAGTAGCTGCCTTCACTGAAGAATCATCCCGCCGGGGGGTACCGGTGGATGTCATAACCGCTGCCACCACCCAGAGGGAAATACTCTTCCCAGAACGCCTGGAAAAGGCAGGTGCCAATGTATTCCCAACCACTGATGATGGAAGCCATGGTTTCTGCGGATTCGCCACCGAACTGGCGGAGAAACTACTAAAAGAAAATAAATATGACATGGTGGTGGCCTGCGGCCCGGAGATAATGATGAAAAAACTATCCCTAATCACCGAAGAACACCAGATACCATCCCAGTTTTCCCTGGAACGGTACATGAAATGTGCCCTGGGAATCTGTGGACAGTGCTGTGTGGATGATGTGGGCTGGAGGATCTGTGTAGAAGGACCGGTATTCTGGGGAGACCAGCTAAAACTCATATCCGAATTTGGAGAATACCACCGGGATGCATCTGGGGTTAAACATCATTATTAA
- a CDS encoding AI-2E family transporter: MIYKIKGTLTSALFVVAVLLVLSLLVLTPMLSMIILAGVFAYAVRPIARRLEPFLRYQSLAIMVAMVVVILPLIIIVIYCIDALIQSAPAIISAVKATNMGNVTTSSIQNSPQFTQYFPTSLYPYLGSATGMVETVVSDILRGVASYMVGLVQSLPNLALELFVFFAATFYLARDGDRLWSYVDMAIPHERKGFFQNLFRETDNVLKSIFYGHFLTAMLVGVISGIGFYLMGYPYSLFLGILTGFTQVVPFIGHWPTYTVLALYDLFTGNYLRMVLVILLSIALSVLDMYLRPQISGRYADIHPMIFLLGFICGPLLLGLVGFIIGPLILGVAYAAVLAYKKSKTSEKEGEIQDKA, translated from the coding sequence ATGATTTATAAAATAAAGGGAACCCTCACTTCAGCCTTGTTTGTGGTTGCGGTTCTCCTGGTCCTGTCACTTTTAGTATTAACCCCTATGCTGAGTATGATAATACTGGCTGGGGTTTTCGCCTATGCAGTACGCCCCATAGCCCGGAGGCTGGAACCATTCCTCCGTTACCAGTCCCTGGCCATAATGGTGGCCATGGTGGTGGTGATACTGCCCCTGATCATCATTGTTATCTACTGTATAGATGCACTCATACAGTCTGCCCCGGCTATTATAAGTGCAGTAAAGGCCACTAACATGGGAAATGTAACTACCAGTTCCATTCAGAATTCACCACAGTTCACCCAGTACTTCCCCACCAGCCTCTATCCTTACCTAGGATCAGCAACCGGGATGGTGGAAACAGTAGTATCGGACATATTAAGGGGTGTTGCATCCTACATGGTGGGTCTGGTTCAATCCCTCCCTAACCTGGCTCTGGAACTATTCGTTTTCTTTGCAGCCACTTTTTACCTCGCCCGGGATGGGGATCGGTTATGGTCCTACGTGGACATGGCCATACCCCACGAGAGGAAGGGATTCTTCCAGAACCTCTTCCGGGAGACGGACAACGTCCTGAAGAGCATCTTCTACGGACACTTCCTTACTGCCATGCTGGTGGGAGTTATCTCCGGGATAGGCTTCTACCTCATGGGTTATCCCTATTCCTTGTTTCTGGGTATATTAACTGGATTCACCCAGGTGGTCCCCTTTATTGGCCACTGGCCCACCTACACGGTTCTGGCCCTTTACGATCTTTTCACCGGTAATTACCTGCGTATGGTGCTGGTTATCCTCCTGAGCATAGCCTTGAGTGTGCTGGACATGTACCTGCGCCCCCAGATATCAGGTAGATACGCGGATATCCATCCCATGATCTTCCTCTTGGGATTCATATGCGGACCACTGCTCCTGGGATTGGTAGGATTCATAATCGGCCCCCTAATTTTAGGAGTGGCTTATGCAGCTGTTTTGGCCTATAAAAAATCCAAAACCAGTGAAAAAGAAGGGGAAATTCAGGATAAGGCATGA
- a CDS encoding dihydroorotate dehydrogenase yields MLETEICQMKMRNPTALAAGVLGSTAASLNWAARSGAGAVVTKSFGTEPNKGYPNPTTVEVEGGIINAIGLSNPGVESIQAELKKLEGNVPQIASVYGSTPEEFASVASQVENLVDALELNVSCPHAMEGCGASIGQDPELTHQFVKAVKKKVDIPVIAKLTPNVTDIVEIAQAAESAGADALTLINSLGPGMRIDLETAHPILSNRFGGMSGPAIKPIALRCVYQTYQNVKIPIIGVGGVTNHQDLVEFLYSGARCVQIGTAVMYHGLEVFQEIATGLEKFMNEKNYQTVEEMVGLAHQ; encoded by the coding sequence ATGCTGGAAACTGAAATATGCCAGATGAAAATGAGAAACCCCACCGCACTGGCAGCGGGGGTTCTGGGAAGCACGGCAGCATCCCTTAACTGGGCAGCTAGAAGCGGAGCCGGGGCAGTGGTAACCAAATCCTTTGGAACAGAGCCTAACAAAGGTTATCCCAACCCCACCACCGTGGAGGTGGAGGGTGGTATAATCAATGCCATTGGCCTATCCAACCCTGGAGTGGAATCAATCCAAGCAGAACTGAAAAAACTGGAAGGCAATGTTCCCCAGATAGCATCAGTCTATGGTTCCACACCAGAAGAATTTGCCTCTGTAGCAAGTCAGGTGGAAAACCTGGTGGATGCCCTGGAACTCAATGTATCCTGCCCCCATGCCATGGAAGGATGCGGAGCATCAATAGGCCAGGATCCAGAGTTAACCCACCAGTTCGTGAAGGCAGTTAAAAAGAAAGTTGATATCCCGGTGATTGCCAAGTTAACCCCCAATGTAACGGACATTGTGGAGATTGCCCAGGCCGCTGAAAGTGCCGGTGCAGATGCACTGACCCTCATAAACTCCCTGGGTCCGGGAATGAGGATCGACCTGGAAACTGCCCACCCCATACTCTCCAACCGTTTCGGGGGAATGTCCGGACCAGCCATAAAGCCCATAGCCCTGCGCTGCGTGTACCAGACATACCAGAACGTTAAAATACCCATAATAGGTGTGGGTGGTGTAACCAACCATCAGGACCTGGTGGAATTCCTATACTCTGGAGCCAGATGCGTTCAGATCGGAACCGCAGTCATGTACCATGGACTTGAAGTCTTCCAGGAGATAGCCACAGGACTGGAGAAATTCATGAATGAAAAGAACTACCAAACTGTGGAGGAGATGGTGGGACTGGCCCACCAGTAA
- the hjc gene encoding Holliday junction resolvase Hjc: MSKTGSREERELVKMLWDADCAAMRAPASGGATKKPLPDIIAGNGNIYLAIEVKSSSKDRIYINSEKIDALCEFAGIFGAKPYIGAKFTRKKWRFLTPDILHVTRQNNYRVDLDLAFGKGMEFDEILGKDKQVKF, translated from the coding sequence ATGAGTAAGACAGGATCCCGTGAAGAACGAGAACTGGTGAAGATGTTGTGGGATGCAGACTGTGCAGCCATGCGTGCACCGGCATCAGGGGGGGCCACTAAAAAACCACTCCCCGACATAATTGCAGGTAACGGTAATATCTACCTGGCCATCGAAGTTAAATCATCCTCTAAAGACCGTATCTATATTAATTCTGAAAAGATTGATGCCCTCTGCGAGTTCGCTGGAATATTCGGAGCCAAACCCTACATTGGGGCTAAGTTCACCCGTAAAAAATGGCGATTTTTAACTCCAGACATACTACACGTAACCAGACAGAACAACTACCGTGTGGACTTGGACCTGGCCTTCGGAAAAGGAATGGAATTTGATGAAATCCTGGGGAAGGATAAGCAGGTTAAATTTTGA
- a CDS encoding NOP5/NOP56 family protein, giving the protein MKCYVVGCFAGFLVLDKDFNLMDYELFPHPELLEKWFQMEEKELTPEEKILLEKVGKKCDEIIIETSRSSYHYQDLKYHSKFTYQIPSKGGDYLRSNLGEVLHEADFLDSADDLWSVKRDLAFQVTERRLKEASHSGDLLLIQAIHAIEELEEAEVKLVERIREWYPVHFPEMDDVRDHGRYVELVAQYGDRDTIIESGALGETSNETMELSLGADLSPSDLEVIQGFARTIQSLQQSKKSTTDYVDVKMEEMAPNLRDLVGASLGAKLIAHTGGIKRLALLPSSTVQILGAEKALFRHLKTGERPPKHGLIYQHPDVRGSRWWIRGKVSRALAGKISLAVRKDYFSGEYDPEVKEGFQKRLEEITKEHPFPKRTEKSKKKTDKKRKKKKDKFRFKKGDYQY; this is encoded by the coding sequence ATGAAGTGTTATGTAGTTGGTTGTTTTGCAGGCTTCTTAGTCTTGGATAAAGATTTTAACCTAATGGATTATGAACTTTTCCCACACCCGGAACTCCTGGAAAAATGGTTCCAAATGGAGGAGAAGGAATTAACCCCTGAGGAGAAGATTCTCCTGGAAAAAGTGGGTAAAAAGTGTGATGAGATCATTATTGAAACTTCACGGAGCAGTTATCACTATCAGGACCTTAAATATCATTCTAAATTCACCTATCAAATCCCCAGTAAAGGTGGAGATTACCTAAGGAGTAACCTGGGAGAGGTTCTCCATGAAGCTGATTTTCTGGATTCAGCAGATGATTTGTGGAGTGTGAAACGGGATTTAGCCTTCCAGGTTACGGAACGAAGGTTGAAGGAAGCCTCCCATTCAGGTGATCTTCTACTCATACAGGCCATCCATGCCATTGAAGAACTGGAGGAGGCTGAAGTTAAACTGGTGGAAAGGATCCGGGAATGGTATCCAGTGCACTTCCCAGAAATGGATGATGTGCGGGATCATGGCCGTTACGTAGAGCTGGTGGCCCAATACGGGGACCGTGACACCATTATAGAGTCCGGTGCCCTGGGTGAAACTTCCAACGAAACCATGGAGCTGAGCCTGGGTGCTGATTTATCCCCCTCTGATTTGGAGGTGATCCAGGGTTTTGCCAGGACCATACAGTCCCTTCAACAATCCAAGAAGTCCACCACCGATTATGTTGATGTGAAGATGGAAGAGATGGCCCCTAACCTGCGTGATCTGGTGGGTGCATCTCTGGGGGCTAAACTAATAGCACACACCGGTGGTATTAAACGTCTGGCCCTTTTACCGTCCAGCACTGTTCAGATTTTGGGTGCGGAGAAGGCCTTGTTCCGTCACTTGAAAACTGGTGAACGCCCACCTAAACATGGTTTGATCTACCAGCATCCCGATGTCCGGGGTTCCCGGTGGTGGATTCGGGGTAAGGTGTCCCGGGCACTGGCGGGTAAGATCTCTCTGGCAGTGCGTAAGGATTACTTTTCCGGAGAATACGACCCAGAAGTGAAGGAGGGTTTCCAGAAGCGCCTGGAAGAGATAACCAAAGAACATCCCTTCCCTAAACGGACGGAGAAATCCAAGAAGAAAACGGACAAAAAACGGAAGAAGAAAAAGGATAAGTTCCGTTTTAAGAAGGGTGATTACCAGTATTGA